ctcccttctccctgcccagGAATCTAAGTCCTTTGCTGTGGGGATGTTCAAGGGCCAGCTCATCACGGATCAGGTGTTCCCATACCCGTCTGGTAAGGAAAGGAAAGGATCGTCAGAGCTGGGGAGGGACGGGATGGTTTTCCCTGACAGCCTCACCTGACCGGCCTGGCCGGCCTCCTGGCCCCCCACCTTGCAGTGCTCAACGAGGAGCAGACACAATTTCTCAAAGAGCTAGTTGGGCCTGTATCCCGTTTCTTCGAGGTGAGGAATGACTGGGGTTTGGTCCCTGATGGGGTGGGTGGAGATTTTAAGGAGCTTAAATGGAGCCTGGCTGTGGCATCCATGTGCCTTCCCCAGGAGGTGAATGATCCTGCTAAGAATGACACTCTGGAGATGGTGGAAGAAACCACTTTGCAGGGCCTCAAGGAGCTCGGGGCCTTTGGTCTGCAAGTGCCCAGTGAGCTGGGCGGTGTGGGCCTCTGCAACACCCAGGTGAGGGGAGCCCCCTCTCCACTTCCCAATATCCCCATACTCCAGCTTAGCAGAATTCACCTCTTTCTTCAACTGTAGGGCTAAGGTCTTTTTCAAGCACCTGACCTGGGGGGGCCTGTGGAACATACACACTCACCCCTCTAACAATAACACAGTCTACACACACCTCCTTCTGGTTCCCAAGTCCTTATAAATCTCTAAGTTGGGGAATGCCTGACAAGGGGATAGTAGGGAGTCTCCCTCCTACCAGACTTTCATGGTCTGGCTTCCTTCGCTCCACACTTACTCTGTGAGGATGGCCCACATCAGGCCCTACCCTGTTGCCCACACTTTCCTGCTAAGGGCAGGTCCCCATGAAGCTAGTTACAGCCCCAGACGCCTACTTCCCCTCCAGTATACCCGCTTGGTGGAGATCGTGGGCATGCATGACCTTGCCGTGGGCATTACCCTGGGGGCCCATCAGAGCATCGGCTTCAAAGGCATCCTGCTCTTTGGCACGAAGGCCCAGAAAGAAAAGTACCTCCCCAAATTGGCATCTGGTGAGACAACTCTAGGAGACCCAGGGATTGGGGGTGTCCTGGGCTTGGTACTGATTAGGCCAGTTGGCACTTAGATCACTGCATAGCTGGGCATTTCAGTTGGGGGAGGTTATAAACTGGATGTTGCCAGAGGTGTTAAGGGGGAACtgcctggggagaggaggaagccagCTGAGGGGACTCTGATGCCCAACAGGACTCATGGTAAAGAAGCCCTCTCCCCAACAGGGGAAACTCTGGCCGCTTTCTGTCTAACCGAGCCCTCAAGTGGGTCAGATGCAGCCTCCATCCGAACCTCTGCTGTGCCCAGCCCCTGTGGAAAATATTACACCCTCAATGGAACCAAGATTTGGATCAGGCAATCttctcatttcttcccttttcccaccTCTGCCCAGTTCCTGGCCCCACTGCTCTGGGTCCTCCATGTCCTGACTGCCCTCTCATTCTTCCACAGTAATGGGGGCCTGGCAGACATCTTCACAGTCTTTGCCAAGACACCAGTTACAGATGCAGCCACAGGAACCGTGAAGGAGAAGATCACAGCTTTTGTGGTGGAGAAGAGCTTTGGGGGTGTTACCCAGTGAGtaggtttggggaggaaggacCAAGGAGGCAGTACAGTGCTCAGGACAGATGGTTGTTACAGGTCACCTTGGGGGGGTGTGCAAAAGCCAGAGCAAGTATACAGCATGTTCCCTTTGAGATTAACATGTACAGAACTGATGTAAAGTATTGGCTCTAGCAACCAAGTCCAACACGTGGAAGCAGGACATAGCGAGCCTCCCTAGTCCTCAGTGCATTTAGGAAATGTTCCCAGAACCCCAGTAGCAAGCTGTTAAACACATCTCTGCTTTCTTGTCCTGCCCTGTCACAGTGGGCCCCCTGAGAAGAAGATGGGCATCAAGGCCTCCAACACAGCAAGTGTGTTCTTTGATGGAGTACGGGTGCCAGCAGAGAATGTGCTGGGTGAGGTGGGGGGCGGCTTCAAGGTTGCCATGCATATCCTCAATAATGGAAGGTTTGGCATGGCCGCGGCCCTTGGAGGGACCATGAGAAGTATCATTGCCAAGGCGGTGAGTACCCGACCTAAGTCACTAGTTAGCCTGAATGTGAGTAACATGATTATCCTCCTTTCCTTGTGTTCCTATTCCCATGCAGGTGTTCCCCACAGCAGACCCTGCCCGCTAGCAGCTCCAGACCTGCTAGCTTAGGTCTCCATCAACCTtggacccagccccagccccagccccagcccctcctagGGAAACTGCAGAAACAGTGAACCACAGTGGGATGCATGTACCCTCTTCCAGGTGGATCATGCTGCGAATCGTACCCAGTTTGGGGAGAAAATTCACAACTTTGGGCTGATCCAGGAGAAGCTGGCCCGGATGGCTACGCTGCAGTATGTGACTGAGGTGAGGGCCCCTTTCCCTGGAGCGATGAGGCTTTCTTCTCAGTTGGTCAGACTACAACCCCCAGCAGCACCTGGGGCAGTGGGTCTCCAGCTTTACACCAATGCCCTAGGGGATGCGGGGAGGCATAGCCAGCTCAGCTTCTGCAGAAGGACTGGAGCAATGCTGTTCTGCTGAGGTGCTTCCCAGAGGTGCCCGAAGTTAACTCTACCCCCATCTCACCCCTTTCAAGAAGTCAAGTGCCTGGAAGCACCAATGAACTGATTCAGGGGGCCAAATATTTAGATGTGCCTGACCTGACCACAGAGTTAAAGGTGAATAGAAGGGCCTGGGGAGCTAGGCCAGACCTGGTCTGAGAGATTTGGTGTCAGGTTGAGTCCAGTGCAGCCCTTTTCAACTTTCCTTTCCATGTCCCAACCATGCAACCTCAGTCCATGGCTTACATGGTGAGTGCCAACATGGACCAAGGATCCACGGACTTCCAGATAGAAGCCGCCATCAGCAAAATCTTTGCCTCGGTGAGGACCCAGGCATGCTGGGAGGGAAAGTCCAGTTTGGGATCTCAGCCCCAAAACCGATCTCATCTGGTTCTTTTGTCCCTAGGAAGCAGCCTGGAAGGTGACAGACGAGTGCATCCAAATCATGGGGGGCATGGGCTTCATGAAGGTACAGGGTAGTCCTTTTTAAAAGCATGGAGCCTCAGTTGGACTGGGAATGGGTAGGCACATCTCAGCAGGAGCTTATGATCTGTCTTCCCCGGTGGTAGGAGTCTGGGGTAGAGCGGGTGCTCCGAGATACTCGCATCTTCCGCATCTTTGAAGGGACGAATGACATTCTCCGGTTGTTTGTGGCTCTGCAGGGCTGTATGGTAAGAAAGGAGAATAGGGGGGAAGAGGTGGGGAGGACAGTGAGTCCTGATTCTTGGACCCTCCTCCCTCATAGGACAAAGGAAAAGAGCTCTCTGGGCTTGGCAGTGCTCTTAAGAATCCTTTTGGGAATGCTGGCCTCCTGCTAGGAGAGGCAGGCAAGCAGCTGAGGAGGTAGGTTTAGGGGGTGcagtggggtggggcggggcagggcagggtgatATAAGGCAACTGACCATTCTCCCCCTTCTTCTAAGACGGGCAGGACTGGGCAGTGGCCTGAGTCTCAGTGGAATCGTCCACCCGGAGTTGAGCCGGAGCGGCGAGCTGGTGAGTGGTCAAGGCGGGGGTGAGGCTGCACCCAGAGCTGCTGGCACGGCCCTTCTGAGCCCTGCGCACCTTCCCCATCTTCTCAGGCAGTGCAAGCTCTGGAGCAGTTTGCCACTGTGGTGGAGGCCAAGCTGATAAAACACAAGAAGGGGATTGTCAGTGAGTGAGCTCAGCCCGTTCCCAcccccctcctttcctctccctcaaaTTAATGCCCCCTACCCCTCTCCCATCTACCTGACAGATGAACAGTTCCTGCTGCAGCGTCTGGCAGATGGGGCCATTGACCTCTATGCTATGGTGGTGGTTCTCTCCAGGTAAGGCCGCAGGAAGGGAGACGTGTGCCATAGGAGGGGATGGGCCAGAGTCACAGCCCAGATTCATTTTCTCCTCCTGCTTCCCACCAGGGCCTCAAGATCCCTGAGTGAGGGCTACCCCACAGCCCAGCATGAGAAAATGCTCTGTGACACCTGGTGTACTGAGGTGAGACTCAGGCTGCCAAGCGTAGGTTGGGGTCTCAAGGCACAAGCCTgaacccctccttccctctctcctcaggctgcagcccggATCCGGGAGAACATGGCGGCTGTGCAGTCTGACCCCCAGCAACAAGAACTATTCCGGAACTTCAAAACCATCTCTACGGCCTTGGTGGAGCGAGGTGGTATGGTGACCAGCAACCCGCTCAGCTTCTGAGTActcccagccagggcctggcctgTTGATGTGCcttctcttaagccaaagccaAGGCCCCTTTCCTGGGGGCACTGTTTGCCCTAAAGGGCCTGTTGCTCCCAGAACTGTGCCTGCTCTCAGGAGCACTTACTGCCTCACACGTTATAAAGTTTCTAACAAGTCATGCTTTGCTGCTGTCTCAGTTCTTTCCCTCAGCTGCCTGCATCCCTCCCAAAGAAAGGAGCCAGAGGTGTGGGGAGTTTGCCTCTATTGCTTTATTTGGTGTTTTATACAAGTGACTAAAATAAATAGAGTAACAAAGGCAGCTACATGGCCCCAAATGCCAAATACCCCAGCTTTCTTGGACTGCTGTCTAGGGTGACcaacccccttcctcctcccagggtACCACTGACCACCACCCACCCTTTGCAGCAGGGCAGAGCTGACTGGGCAACTAGAGGAggaggtcacattctgaggttagAAAAGGGGTCCCAGGAGATAGGGATTCTTCATATAAAAGAggaaatgtctattaaaaaaatagtcccaaaaaatgtaaaaaagtctATTTTAACCCCCAAATAGGCCTATAAAAAACAgtaaagctaaaaataaccggAGTTCCCTTGTCTACCCctgagagaagggggaggaaCCAGGCACTGCTGGTGAGAGTCACAGTGGCAACAACTCCACAGCAGCCGGCAGGCTGAGCCCAGGCACTGCGAGGAGTAAGGAGCGTGTGATTGACAAGACACCTAATCACAGAACAGGAGCACCAAGCCGAGACTGGATGGGCCCAGGGTAGAAACCCAACATGGCCCCACAGTGGGCTCTACATAACATCCACAAAGAACTCACTGGGGTTGCCCATGGCCATGTGGAAGCTTTGGCGGCTGGCTGTCAGTTCTGGGGGCACAGAGCCCAGGTCTCTGACTGGAGGGGCCCCAGGGGGCTGCACTGCTGGGGGTAcagggggtggcggtgggggcaTCATGACCACCATCATGGGGTTATAGGGGAGGGCCATGCCAGGGGGTGGTCCATAGGGATGGAGCCCTGGGTGGGCTCGGAGATTCGGAGCACCCCCAGTTGAGCCTCTGGAGGGGAGAGGACCCCCATCACCAGTCCcaccaggttccccaccccaccgGATGCTGCCCCCTCGGCTGGAGGGCTCAGACTCACTGCCACTGCCAGACTTGGACTCGGGGGCCCGCTCCTCGGGCCTCCCTGTGCGTCCTGCCCCCCCATCACTTCGTGTCGACTCACTGCTCCGGCTGCCTGTGGGGAGAGTGGGGATGGGGCAACTGAGCCCTAGCCCAGCTCCACTGGCTTCCCCGACCCCAGCCTTCCCCGCCACCCCCGCCCCGGTTCCGCTCTGCTCCGCCCTCAGACCCTGGCTATATCAGTATCTGGGGGTGACTTACCCTCACTGTGCTGGCTGCTGGCACTGCCCCCACCATAGGTGTAAGATGAAAGCTCATGgtagggtgggggctgggggctgtaGGGGTGTGGGGCTGGGTATTGGTAGGAGAAGGTGGGCAGAAGGGGCCAGGGGGTGGCCCCAGGCAGAGGAGCCAGGGTGTCCTGGTCTGAAGCCCCACTGGAGCCATCGTTGTCATTCAGAGACAGGTTGACCAGGTCTGGAAAGCAGGGTAAGAGAGTAAGACATCACTGCTTCAAGATACCATGGCCTCAAATACTGAATGGAGGGGAACTGGGACCAGACCAACCCATGATGAAGTTTAAAATGGGAGGGGTCACAAGGGCCTCCGACAGGAAATTCCCCACCTACTGCTGCCATCGGGACATGGGCACAGCCAGGGCCACCACTAGCCCATATGCTTCTGTGGGACTCAGGAAGAGGTGCCTCTCCCGACAGCAGACACAGCCCTGCACGTGGTGCAGGACTTGTCCAGCAGCACACAGGTGGACATCAAACCCCACCTGGGCCAGTGTAGGACCTAGTACAGGACACATACTGCTCAGCCCGTCCTCGGTGGCCCTGGCTGGGTTTCCAGGCTAGGTCTGGGGTTCGAGAGGTAGAACAAGGCAGGCAGAGCTGAACTCCCAGGGTTGGGGCAGGAGCACTCACAACTCTCACAGCCACCACTGAGGTCCCCAAAGACATAATAGCACTGCTCGGAGAAGGTGATCTTGTTTACGGTATGTCGGATCAGGCCCGCCTTGAGCAGCCCGCTGGCGTACTTGCGGGCCTCCCGCCGCTCAGGAAAGCCCTCCACGTGATGGTAGAGCCAGTCAACCACATCTGAGCCTGAGGACAGTCACAGTGGAAAGAGGCCTCAGGGTCTCCTCCCAATTTATGCCCTCACCCCTGCCTGTGCCATTCCCAGCTTTGGtcaccttctcctcccttccccatgcCACCTGCCCAGGGCCCAGCTGTACCCAGAAAGGCATTAGGGATAGTGATCTTGAGCCACATGCGGTCCCGGACTTCCAGCCCAGACTCTGGAGCTGCCATGGCCTTGGTCACAGATGCCATGTCTGTATGGATGGAGAGGCCCCGGCCCTCACAGCCTGGCAGAGGAGACAATGGGCTGTCAGGGGTAGGACCCACTTACACAGGAGTGGCGGGTCAGGACATCACCGGTCAGCCTTTGGTGGGGTGGACTGGGGGCTCACCGTCAGGCAAAGAGGATCCAGACGTGATGGTGCTCATGGACGAGGAGCCTGGATAGGCTGGGAAGGTACCAGTCAGTGCAGCAGAGTGTGACACCCAGGCAGCAGGGTCAATTGGCTGGATGGGCTCATCTGGGACAAAGGCGGCCACCAAAATGACCACTTCTCAGTCCCAGAAAACCAGCCCTGTCCCTCCCTGACTCAGACTCTGGTCCCCACCTCTACCTGGCCCTTCCTccaccagccccagcctcaggTACCTCCTTGAGCATCACTCACTTCGGGGGAGGGTGAAATAGGCCTGGGGAGAGGGATCCCAGCACTTGGCCACAGTCAGCACAATGGGGCTGTGGAGAAGAGGAGGACAGTCAGGGGGCAGTGCGGGAGGAGGCCTCGGGAGGGCAGAGGCCTGGAACAAGAATGagctgagagacagaaagagggtgACAAGAAAAGAGCATAGAGCACATACATGGCTGGGCCAGAGGTGAGGGTGGGAAGGCTCCACGATGTGGATGACTCACCAACAAGAATAactcttaaaacacacacagcTGAGTGAAACAAAAGAGTACACCCTGCACAATTCTATTCACAGAAAGTTCAAGAACAGGTAAAACTAAACTGTTGTTTAAGGATGCTAAACTATGGGTGGTAAACTATCAAgttaaacaaacatttgtttgTCATAGTGATGTTCAAAGAAGCCAGGAGAGTGACTAACCCTAGGGGGAGTGCGATTGTTGGCAACAGGAAGGGACAGTGCAAGTAGAGGATTGGGGGGTATGGACAGTCTTCTATTTCATGATCTAGGTGGTGATAACATGGGTATTCACTCTAAAATCATTCACTACATTATATGTCTTCACTTCATGTACTGAGTGTTACGTCTCACTACTTACTAAAACTACGAAACaactacaaaactataaaacaaaaggtaaaagagaaaaaacaagcagACTGAGGACCTGAGACCAACTCAGAGACTCACCCCGGCTTGTGCACAATGTCCCTCAGCACCCGCACAGCATCATCATTGCTCATGTTCTCAAAGTTCATGTCATTCACCTAGACGTCAGGGGAGGTTGGTCAGAGGCAGGGTGGGACGGGCTACAGAGAGCCCCTGCCCACTGGTCCTGCCCCAGCACACCTGCAAAAGCATGTCCCCTGGCTCGATGCGCCCATCAGCTGCCACAGCCCCACCCTTCATGATGGAGCCAATGTAGATGCCTCCATCTCCCCGCTCGTTGCTTTGGCCCACAATGGAGATGCCCAGGAAGTTGTACTTCTCTGTGGAGACAGTCCATATGAGGAGGAGAAGCCCCAGCTGAGTGACCGCAGGGAGCCCTGGAGACCAGGTCCTCCCCATGCCCCCAGCCTCAGGCTCCCTCTGTACCCATGTTGAGTGTGACTGTGATGATGTTGAGAGACATGGTGGAATCCGTGACACTGCTGAAGGATGAGCTCTGtggtgggaaaaggaaaaggaactacAGTGGCTGCCCTTTAAGAACCCAGGATAAGCCCTGGGTTCTGTCTGTGTTCTAGGACCACCGAAACCAAGGTCCATGCCCCCACCTCCTCCAAATCCCAGTTGCCCAAGGGGATCCCCCTCACCCTCTCCAGACGGGGTGGCCGCTGTTTCCTCCGCCGCCGGTGGCGCTTAAGGAGGCGGGAGGCACTGCTCTGCTCTGTGGAACTGCTGAACCTGtcaggaggtgggaaggggagcaCTTATAGGATGAGGTGGTCACGGGGCCAAGAGAAAGAACGACAGGATTGACTGGAAGGGAGCTAGAAGCCCTGGGGAGATGAGTGGAGCCATACCTGCTCATGGTATCGTCCTCATCCGAGTCCCCCAGGCTGGTACTCTCTAGCTCACTGGTCATAAGAGTAGAGGAACTCTCGTACCCAGCCAGGTGGCGTTCCAGTCTTGAGGGGCCACCAGGCCTATGGCCCCCAGCTGCATATAAACAGGAAGTTTGGGAACCAGGCCTCCCATTCCTCACCCCCACCGAGGCCAGGCCGGGGTCTGGCCCAGCCCTTCCTGGACCCCAGGCTACCAGCCTCCAGGGCCTGCCCCTCACCGCCATGCTCACTGCTGTCTCTCCTGCGAGGCCGCTCTCGCCTCAGTGAAACTACTGACTCGGTTTCCGTCTCAGGCTCCAGATTTTCATGGCTGCTGGACATATTAGGGCTAGATGGGCAGAAATGGTTTCCGACCCATGTCAGGAGAACAGGGCTCCAAATCCTCAGGTTCTCCTCCCAAAGGGTTTGGATTCCCTTGtcacctccctcccctgggctcaAGAATCCAAAGGACTCACTGGAAGGATGGAGGCCTCGAGTCCCCAATGCCGCTGGTCCTCTCCGGTGGCAGAGGGGGTAACGGTGGGGGAGGAGGTGCCAGCTCTGTGCGAGGCTCATGGGCTGGAGGAGCCATCTCCGGTGGGGGATTATCTGATGACACTAGCTAGAAGGATGCAAGTGATAAAAAGCAGCTCAACTGAAAGATGGGGTATAAGAGATGGCAGTAAGGGAAAGGATTCGAAAAGAGACAGAGTCTGAGAGAGCCTGGAGAACAACCCAAAAAAGCAGTAGCAAGTATTAGAGGCTCCAGAAGGAGAAGGCTGAGGGGCTCCCAGCAAAGAGTCACGGCCTCCAACACCTGGGAAGGGGAGGGCTACAGACACAGACTGAGCTTGGAGGATCGTGGCAGTACTGAGGGGACTGGGTCCTCAGAGTCAGGGTCCCTTACCCAGGATACCACCCTTCCGTTGAAGCAGGGGAGGCGGGCATTGTCATCTGAAATTTCCTCTTTCACCACCCTGCCAAGAGATCAAATAGAAGTCAGTGAGCTAGACTTGCGACCCCATTTGAAGGTTCCTGAAATCTTTATCTAGCTTAGGGATGTTGACTTTCTCCTGCCCTGTCCAAATTCTATTCTCTTATGCTGAAACAACTCACTCCTACACCCAAGAAATCTCCAAACTCAATTCCCTTTccttatttctccttctctcctcagCTCATCCTCAGGGGCATAGTGCTGCTACAAAGACATCCTTGAGTCTGATTCAAACCTCTCAGTCAAATTTCAAAGGCAATCCTCTATGGTTACCAAGCTCCCCAAAATATCTAACTTAAGAGTCTTGCTGGTAGCCTTCCCTCAACCCCGTTCCTGTTCCTGTTCCTGTTCCTTACACACCTTTCCCAAAAAAAGCTTTGGTCCTCATCTTGTCTCTGCTCTTACACTTTCCTTTAGTTTTCTCTAATTCACTTCCAGAGAGCTGTCCAAAGCTGTTGTCTTTGCCTAGGTAAAAATGCCGATTAGATCAAACACTAGTACCTCCTCATCAGGCTGTTTCCAAGCCAGCCTTCCCATTCTCCTCAGCCTCACCTGGCACAAAATTCTGCACtaagcaatgttttttttttcttttctgtttttagaaatgggggtctcattatgttgcccaggctagagggcagtggctattcacaggcatgatcccactactgatcagcatgGGACTTTTGACCTGCTCCACTTCTGACCTGGGCCTATTCACCCCTCCCTTAGGCAACCTTGTGGTCCCCTGCTCCCAGGAGGTCAGCATACTGATGCCTACCTTAGTGCAGACACCCAACTAGCATAGTACAATAcagcccaagcaatcctcccactgtagccacctgagtagctgcaactacaggggTACACCACCaagcctaattttttttaattttttgagacacggtcttgttctgttgcccaggctggagtacagtggtgtgatgatagctcactgcagcctagaactcctgggctcaagcgatcctcccagctcagcctcccgagtagctgggactacaggcatgagcagCTCTGCACCTATCTGCTTGGCCTGACAAATCCCAAAGCCCAGCATTGGAGGTCTTATCTCCCATGGATTCCTTGAGGTGGACTGGACTTGCCCCTTCTTCTCAACCACAAAATCAAATCATTAACACTTACTTTGTTCAACACTATGTCTTGGCCACACAGCACAGTATCTGACACTTACCAGGCATTAACAGCtatttgttgactaaattaataaacataaacCACACGAGTCTAAGCCCTagttcctcctctctctctctttcacatacACACCCTCACCCCCAAATTAAGACATTGTGTTTGATTAACCCTTTAGCCTAAGATGGTTGTGGGAGCCTGGATATATGCCAATTTAATCCATTTGCTATCAATGTGACAAGACAGCCCAGTCACCACCAATTTGTCTCAGCATAAGGTAGTATTCTTCCCAGCATAACCCAATCTCAACATGGCTCAACCTACTCTAAGACAAATTATTCTGTATCATCATAACCTAGTTTATGGACTAGTCAGTCTCAATACTAATAATGACAATCACCACTCACCAAGAATTTACCATGTACCATGCACCTAAACTAAGCATTTTATTCTGTGATTATTTCTGTGTCATAGATGAAGAGATCAAGGCACAAAGGTAAATAATTACTCAAGATTACACAGCTGACGAATAAAACAATCTTGATTTAAATCCAAGACAACTTGTAAGATAGTATCACTCTCCTAATACAGAACAATTTTTCTAGGTACAGTCCAGTTTGTTCCATTCTCCTAGAACCCACACTACCCCAACTTAATCCGATCTGCCTTCAAAAAAGCAGGAGGTTGAGGACCCAGAGGGCTCAGTCCCAAAGGCCATAAACACAAAAGAGCTTACTCTGCATTATTTACAGTTCCAGTCTAGCCCAGAATGTCCCAAATTACCTCAAGATAGCCCAATCTATTCCAGCACAGCCCATGATGTACCAACATGCTGCTACCTGCACCAATATAGACTAAAATATCCCAATA
The Eulemur rufifrons isolate Redbay chromosome 9, OSU_ERuf_1, whole genome shotgun sequence DNA segment above includes these coding regions:
- the DVL2 gene encoding segment polarity protein dishevelled homolog DVL-2 isoform X2; translation: MAGSSTGGGGVGETKVIYHLDEEETPYLVKIPVPAERITLGDFKSVLQRPAGAKYFFKSMDQDFGVVKEEISDDNARLPCFNGRVVSWLVSSDNPPPEMAPPAHEPRTELAPPPPPLPPLPPERTSGIGDSRPPSFHPNMSSSHENLEPETETESVVSLRRERPRRRDSSEHGAGGHRPGGPSRLERHLAGYESSSTLMTSELESTSLGDSDEDDTMSRFSSSTEQSSASRLLKRHRRRRKQRPPRLERSSSFSSVTDSTMSLNIITVTLNMEKYNFLGISIVGQSNERGDGGIYIGSIMKGGAVAADGRIEPGDMLLQVNDMNFENMSNDDAVRVLRDIVHKPGPIVLTVAKCWDPSPQAYFTLPRNEPIQPIDPAAWVSHSAALTGTFPAYPGSSSMSTITSGSSFPLSPLPGCEGRGLSIHTDMASVTKAMAAPESGLEVRDRMWLKITIPNAFLGSDVVDWLYHHVEGFPERREARKYASGLLKAGLIRHTVNKITFSEQCYYVFGDLSGDLVNLSLNDNDGSSGASDQDTLAPLPGATPWPLLPTFSYQYPAPHPYSPQPPPYHELSSYTYGGGSASSQHSEGSRSSESTRSDGGAGRTGRPEERAPESKSGSGSESEPSSRGGSIRWGGEPGGTGDGGPLPSRGSTGGAPNLRAHPGLHPYGPPPGMALPYNPMMVVMMPPPPPPVPPAVQPPGAPPVRDLGSVPPELTASRQSFHMAMGNPSEFFVDVM
- the DVL2 gene encoding segment polarity protein dishevelled homolog DVL-2 isoform X1, with protein sequence MAGSSTGGGGVGETKVIYHLDEEETPYLVKIPVPAERITLGDFKSVLQRPAGAKYFFKSMDQDFGVVKEEISDDNARLPCFNGRVVSWLVSSDNPPPEMAPPAHEPRTELAPPPPPLPPLPPERTSGIGDSRPPSFHPNMSSSHENLEPETETESVVSLRRERPRRRDSSEHGAGGHRPGGPSRLERHLAGYESSSTLMTSELESTSLGDSDEDDTMSRFSSSTEQSSASRLLKRHRRRRKQRPPRLERSSSFSSVTDSTMSLNIITVTLNMEKYNFLGISIVGQSNERGDGGIYIGSIMKGGAVAADGRIEPGDMLLQVNDMNFENMSNDDAVRVLRDIVHKPGPIVLTVAKCWDPSPQAYFTLPRNEPIQPIDPAAWVSHSAALTGTFPAYPGSSSMSTITSGSSLPDGCEGRGLSIHTDMASVTKAMAAPESGLEVRDRMWLKITIPNAFLGSDVVDWLYHHVEGFPERREARKYASGLLKAGLIRHTVNKITFSEQCYYVFGDLSGGCESYLVNLSLNDNDGSSGASDQDTLAPLPGATPWPLLPTFSYQYPAPHPYSPQPPPYHELSSYTYGGGSASSQHSEGSRSSESTRSDGGAGRTGRPEERAPESKSGSGSESEPSSRGGSIRWGGEPGGTGDGGPLPSRGSTGGAPNLRAHPGLHPYGPPPGMALPYNPMMVVMMPPPPPPVPPAVQPPGAPPVRDLGSVPPELTASRQSFHMAMGNPSEFFVDVM